In Alloyangia pacifica, the following proteins share a genomic window:
- the pgl gene encoding 6-phosphogluconolactonase: MSYEFRDYPDREMLAIDLANMIAGELRAQLDHSKRVSLAVPGGTSPGPIFDSLSATSLDWNRVDVLLGDERWVPETSDRSNTRLLRERLLTGKAAAARLLPLYAEAETPEEKLEELAEAIRASLPLGVVLLGMGADLHTASIFPGADRLAEALSPDAPILLPMRAPGAPEPRITLTAPVLGGALNKHVLIFGAEKRAALEKAKGLPPEEAPINAVLDQAVVHWAE; encoded by the coding sequence ATGAGCTACGAGTTCCGCGACTATCCCGACCGCGAGATGCTGGCGATCGACCTTGCCAACATGATCGCCGGAGAGCTGCGCGCGCAGCTCGACCATTCCAAGCGCGTGTCTCTCGCGGTGCCCGGTGGCACATCGCCCGGGCCGATCTTCGACAGCCTCAGCGCGACTTCGCTCGACTGGAACCGGGTCGACGTGCTGCTTGGCGACGAGCGCTGGGTGCCCGAGACTTCGGACCGGTCGAACACCCGCCTGCTGCGCGAGCGTCTGCTGACCGGCAAGGCTGCGGCGGCACGGCTGCTGCCGCTCTACGCCGAGGCCGAGACCCCCGAGGAGAAGCTTGAGGAACTGGCCGAGGCGATACGGGCCTCGCTGCCGCTCGGCGTGGTTCTGCTGGGCATGGGCGCCGATCTGCACACCGCCTCGATCTTCCCCGGCGCCGACCGGCTTGCCGAGGCCCTGTCGCCGGATGCGCCGATCCTCTTGCCGATGCGCGCGCCCGGTGCGCCCGAGCCGCGGATCACCCTGACCGCGCCGGTTCTGGGCGGGGCCCTGAACAAGCACGTGCTCATCTTCGGGGCAGAAAAGCGGGCTGCGCTGGAAAAGGCCAAGGGTCTGCCGCCCGAGGAGGCGCCGATCAATGCGGTGCTCGATCAGGCGGTGGTGCACTGGGCCGAGTGA
- the zwf gene encoding glucose-6-phosphate dehydrogenase: MVSRVIPVDPFDLVIFGGTGDLARRKILPGLYRRYCSGQMPEGSRVIGAARSEISVDEYRDMVREAILEFGKAKCDDTSLGEFLELLGYVAVDARGESGWSELKEALRDDDGVVRAFYFSVGPSLFGDLAEQLRSHGLTNPDARIVVEKPFGHNLESARALNAELARHFDEKQIYRIDHYLGKETVQNLMAVRFGNMLFEPLWNAQYVDHIQITVAETVGVGGRGSYYDKSGAMRDMVQNHLMQLLCLIAMEPPARFEPDAVRDEKLKVIRALDPVDPDSIVRGQYTSDGEVNSYREDVENQASRTESFIAMKCYISNWRWANTPFYLRTGKRLSAQASEIAVVFKDAPHSIFGMDAGRHRNMLSIRLQPNEGMTLGVTIKEPGPGGMRLVDVPLDMSFADALGPDAADAPDAYERLIMDVIRGNQTLFMRGDEVEAAWAWTDPLIEGWERRGDHPKPYDAGSTGPDDAAFLINRDGRRWRGIKT; encoded by the coding sequence ATGGTTTCCCGCGTCATTCCCGTCGATCCTTTCGACCTGGTCATTTTCGGAGGCACCGGCGATCTTGCGCGCCGCAAGATCCTGCCCGGCCTTTATCGCCGCTACTGCTCGGGGCAGATGCCTGAGGGCTCGCGGGTGATCGGCGCCGCGCGCTCCGAGATCTCGGTGGATGAATACCGCGACATGGTGCGCGAGGCGATCCTCGAGTTCGGCAAGGCCAAATGCGATGATACGTCGCTCGGTGAGTTCCTCGAACTGCTGGGCTATGTCGCCGTGGACGCCCGCGGCGAAAGCGGCTGGTCCGAGTTGAAAGAGGCTCTGCGCGACGACGATGGGGTTGTGCGGGCCTTCTACTTCTCGGTCGGGCCGAGCCTCTTCGGCGATCTTGCCGAACAACTGCGCAGCCACGGGCTGACCAATCCCGACGCGCGGATCGTCGTCGAGAAGCCCTTTGGCCACAATCTCGAATCTGCCCGCGCGCTCAACGCCGAGCTGGCCCGGCACTTCGACGAAAAACAGATCTACCGGATCGACCACTACCTCGGGAAGGAGACTGTGCAGAACCTGATGGCGGTGCGCTTCGGCAATATGCTGTTCGAGCCGCTGTGGAATGCGCAATACGTCGACCACATCCAGATCACGGTGGCCGAAACCGTCGGCGTCGGCGGGCGCGGCAGCTACTACGACAAGTCCGGCGCGATGCGGGACATGGTGCAGAACCACCTGATGCAGCTGCTCTGCCTCATCGCCATGGAGCCGCCGGCGCGCTTCGAGCCCGACGCGGTCCGCGACGAGAAGCTCAAGGTGATCCGCGCGCTCGACCCGGTTGATCCCGACAGCATCGTGCGCGGCCAGTACACCTCGGACGGCGAGGTGAACTCCTACCGCGAGGACGTCGAAAACCAGGCATCGCGGACCGAGAGCTTCATCGCGATGAAATGCTACATTTCCAACTGGCGATGGGCAAATACCCCGTTTTATCTACGCACGGGTAAAAGGCTCTCGGCGCAGGCCTCCGAGATCGCCGTGGTGTTCAAGGACGCGCCGCATTCGATCTTCGGCATGGACGCCGGGCGGCACCGCAACATGCTGTCGATCCGCCTGCAGCCGAACGAGGGCATGACGCTGGGCGTCACCATCAAAGAGCCGGGGCCGGGCGGCATGCGTCTTGTCGACGTGCCGCTCGACATGTCCTTTGCCGATGCGCTGGGGCCGGATGCCGCAGATGCGCCCGACGCCTACGAGCGGCTGATCATGGACGTGATCCGCGGCAACCAGACGCTGTTCATGCGCGGCGACGAGGTGGAGGCCGCCTGGGCCTGGACCGATCCGCTGATCGAGGGCTGGGAACGCCGCGGCGATCATCCCAAGCCCTATGATGCAGGGAGCACCGGGCCGGACGATGCCGCTTTCCTGATCAACAGGGACGGCCGCCGCTGGCGGGGGATCAAGACATGA